The Drosophila suzukii unplaced genomic scaffold, CBGP_Dsuzu_IsoJpt1.0 scf_21, whole genome shotgun sequence genome segment TGGTATGCCCACAAGCTGATGCGGGATCCAGACCATTGGTGTGACTAGTAGAATGTACACAAATATGTAGATGAATTGAAACTTAACTCAACTAGATTATTTATTGACTTACAGTCTACGCTCACTTTTATCCGCTTGGATACGCTTGGCGGTACACCGTTTGAGCCGATGCATAGGTAGGCACCCATATGCAAGCGAGAAATCCTTTCCAGTTCTAGG includes the following:
- the LOC139354765 gene encoding lachesin-like; this encodes MGAYLCIGSNGVPPSVSKRIKVSVDFTPMVWIPHQLVGIPMGLNITLECFIEANPTSLNYWSRENDQMITESSKYR